A genomic segment from Acipenser ruthenus chromosome 5, fAciRut3.2 maternal haplotype, whole genome shotgun sequence encodes:
- the LOC117402510 gene encoding macoilin-1-like isoform X3, with protein MVVWILVLLVDFILEFRFEYLWPCWLFFGSVYTFFHCHGLVVCVVFVCAAFTLDVFCLIFVPLHWLFFAASTYIWFDYIWHTERGLCLSTVSLWILLVYIEAALRFKDLKNSHVNVSHLFAAHCIGYPVVYLGFDATCYFTSIVKLRIQKAVQKENNFYMQLLQQALPPGLQLYPRYETDCKEPSKWMAKSDCTQYQCQNGAVVTDVKYLLDYSQIDCKDTNNDMEDTKPNDNSFQPSTFKANESDNKENCLNRSQTCETSGSSECLPQEEQGAKVQRTAKNTSPKVRKMLNRILVPIVKGEKKQKCSTKNISPNWEMSEQSLSANQNTPSEQIRKLEQEVKKLKSDLLTNKQSEQELRSHFCNLTNSERSLRPEISLLRQANDLLQNKIAFVIKTKQRDKQATVLLEKKISAEMEARAIIEKQLSDLRTRKTDETSAVTQGALLFTTRQEHTESLKKKAKELETDWNQLQKEFQAKESQIINLENEVEVLCRYKGIEQDSEMLLSALSAMQDKTHHLEYNLSAETRIKLDLFSALGDARRQLEIAQGKLMKQDKEIGGMKQKIAEVMAVMPDITYGVQHPVTPQYLTKFVNSEHYVLDPSALMYQCLKK; from the exons ATGGTAGTCTGGATTCTGGTTCTTTTGGTCGACTTCATTTTAGAGTTTCGATTTGAGTATCTGTGGCCTTGCTGGCTTTTCTTTGGGAGTGTTTACACCTTTTTCCACTGTCATGGCCTG GTGGTGTGTGTGGTTTTCGTATGTGCAGCATTCACCTtggatgtattttgtttaatctttGTACCTCTGCACTGGCTTTTCTTTGCTGCCAGCACATATATATGGTTTGATTACATATGGCATACAG AGAGAGGATTGTGTTTGTCTACAGTGTCGCTATGGATACTGCTGGTTTATATTGAAGCAGCTCTCAGGTTTAAGGATCTGAAAAATTCCCATGTGAATGTGTCTCATCTATTTGCAGCACACTG CATTGGGTACCCAGTAGTCTACTTGGGTTTTGATGCAACCTGTTACTTCACCAGCATTGTTAAACTGAGGATACAGAAAGCtgtgcaaaaagaaaacaacttctACATGCAGTTACTGCAACAAGCTCTACCTCCAGGCCTGCAACTTTACCCAAGATATGAGACAGACTGTAAGGAAC CATCTAAGTGGATGGCAAAATCAGATTGCACACAATACCAGTGTCAGAATGGGGCTGTTGTTACAGATGTCAAGTACCTGTTAGACTATTCCCAAATTGATTGCAAAGACACAAATAATGACATGGAGGATACAAAGCCAAATGACAATAGTTTCCAGCCTTCAACTTTTAAAGCAAATGAGAGTGACAACAAGGAGAACTGCCTGAACAGAAGTCAAACTTGTGAGACATCTGGAAGTTCTGAATGTCTACCTCAAGAAGAACAAGGGGCTAAAGTTCAAAGGACTGCTAAAAATACATCGCCCAAAGTGCGTAAAATGCTTAACCGTATCCTAGTGCCTATTGTTAAAggggagaaaaaacagaaatgctcGACCAAAAATATCAGTCCTAATTGGGAGATGAGTGAACAGAGCCTTTCAGCAAATCAAAACACTCCCTCTGAACAGATAAGGAA gcTGGAGCAGGAAGTTAAGAAGTTAAAGTCAGATCTCCTGACCAATAAACAGAGTGAACAAGAGCTTCGCAGTCATTTCTGTAACCTCACAAACAGTGAACGAAGTCTTCGACCAGAAATATCACTGCTTCGACAAGCAAATGACCTGCTACAGAACAA AATTGCTTTTGTCATTAAGACCAAGCAGAGAGACAAACAGGCAACAGTACTGTTAGAAAAGAAGATCAGCGCAGAAATGGAGGCTCGAGCGATTATTGAGAAACAGCTGTCTGATTTAAGAACAAGAAAAACAGATGAAACGTCTGCAGTAACTCAGGGTGCTCTACTTTTCACAACTCG GCAGGAACACACAGAATCCCTAAAGAAAAAAGCTAAGGAGCTGGAGACAGACTGGAACCAACTTCAGAAGGAATTTCAAGCAAAAGAAAGTCAAATAATAAACCTTGAAAATGAAGTGGAg GTACTTTGCAGATATAAAGGCATTGAACAAGATAGTGAGATGTTGCTGTCAGCACTTTCAGCCATGCAGGATAAGACCCATCACCTAGAATACAACCTTAGTGCTGAAACAAGGATCAAGCTGGACCTGTTCTCTGCTCTTGGAGATGCACGGCGACAGCTGGAGATAGCCCaag GAAAACTAATGAAACAGGACAAAGAGATTGGAGGAATGAAACAGAAGATTGCTGAAGTAATGGCTGTCATGCCAGACATTACATATGGTGTTCAGCACCCAGTTACACCTCAGTATTTAACTAAGTTTGTCAATTCTGAACATTATGTGCTTGATCCCAGTGCATTAATGTACCAGtgtcttaaaaaataa
- the LOC117402510 gene encoding macoilin-1-like isoform X2, whose protein sequence is MKKRSVDTSRMRKMKRSKISERLSESAFAFLKFMVVWILVLLVDFILEFRFEYLWPCWLFFGSVYTFFHCHGLVVCVVFVCAAFTLDVFCLIFVPLHWLFFAASTYIWFDYIWHTERGLCLSTVSLWILLVYIEAALRFKDLKNSHVNVSHLFAAHCIGYPVVYLGFDATCYFTSIVKLRIQKAVQKENNFYMQLLQQALPPGLQLYPRYETDSSKWMAKSDCTQYQCQNGAVVTDVKYLLDYSQIDCKDTNNDMEDTKPNDNSFQPSTFKANESDNKENCLNRSQTCETSGSSECLPQEEQGAKVQRTAKNTSPKVRKMLNRILVPIVKGEKKQKCSTKNISPNWEMSEQSLSANQNTPSEQIRKLEQEVKKLKSDLLTNKQSEQELRSHFCNLTNSERSLRPEISLLRQANDLLQNKIAFVIKTKQRDKQATVLLEKKISAEMEARAIIEKQLSDLRTRKTDETSAVTQGALLFTTRQEHTESLKKKAKELETDWNQLQKEFQAKESQIINLENEVEVLCRYKGIEQDSEMLLSALSAMQDKTHHLEYNLSAETRIKLDLFSALGDARRQLEIAQGKLMKQDKEIGGMKQKIAEVMAVMPDITYGVQHPVTPQYLTKFVNSEHYVLDPSALMYQCLKK, encoded by the exons ATGAAGAAACGTTCTGTGGATACGAGCAGGATGAGGAAAATGAAAAGGAGTAAAATATCAGAGAGGCTTTCTGAAAG TGCTTTTGCATTTCTGAAGTTCATGGTAGTCTGGATTCTGGTTCTTTTGGTCGACTTCATTTTAGAGTTTCGATTTGAGTATCTGTGGCCTTGCTGGCTTTTCTTTGGGAGTGTTTACACCTTTTTCCACTGTCATGGCCTG GTGGTGTGTGTGGTTTTCGTATGTGCAGCATTCACCTtggatgtattttgtttaatctttGTACCTCTGCACTGGCTTTTCTTTGCTGCCAGCACATATATATGGTTTGATTACATATGGCATACAG AGAGAGGATTGTGTTTGTCTACAGTGTCGCTATGGATACTGCTGGTTTATATTGAAGCAGCTCTCAGGTTTAAGGATCTGAAAAATTCCCATGTGAATGTGTCTCATCTATTTGCAGCACACTG CATTGGGTACCCAGTAGTCTACTTGGGTTTTGATGCAACCTGTTACTTCACCAGCATTGTTAAACTGAGGATACAGAAAGCtgtgcaaaaagaaaacaacttctACATGCAGTTACTGCAACAAGCTCTACCTCCAGGCCTGCAACTTTACCCAAGATATGAGACAGACT CATCTAAGTGGATGGCAAAATCAGATTGCACACAATACCAGTGTCAGAATGGGGCTGTTGTTACAGATGTCAAGTACCTGTTAGACTATTCCCAAATTGATTGCAAAGACACAAATAATGACATGGAGGATACAAAGCCAAATGACAATAGTTTCCAGCCTTCAACTTTTAAAGCAAATGAGAGTGACAACAAGGAGAACTGCCTGAACAGAAGTCAAACTTGTGAGACATCTGGAAGTTCTGAATGTCTACCTCAAGAAGAACAAGGGGCTAAAGTTCAAAGGACTGCTAAAAATACATCGCCCAAAGTGCGTAAAATGCTTAACCGTATCCTAGTGCCTATTGTTAAAggggagaaaaaacagaaatgctcGACCAAAAATATCAGTCCTAATTGGGAGATGAGTGAACAGAGCCTTTCAGCAAATCAAAACACTCCCTCTGAACAGATAAGGAA gcTGGAGCAGGAAGTTAAGAAGTTAAAGTCAGATCTCCTGACCAATAAACAGAGTGAACAAGAGCTTCGCAGTCATTTCTGTAACCTCACAAACAGTGAACGAAGTCTTCGACCAGAAATATCACTGCTTCGACAAGCAAATGACCTGCTACAGAACAA AATTGCTTTTGTCATTAAGACCAAGCAGAGAGACAAACAGGCAACAGTACTGTTAGAAAAGAAGATCAGCGCAGAAATGGAGGCTCGAGCGATTATTGAGAAACAGCTGTCTGATTTAAGAACAAGAAAAACAGATGAAACGTCTGCAGTAACTCAGGGTGCTCTACTTTTCACAACTCG GCAGGAACACACAGAATCCCTAAAGAAAAAAGCTAAGGAGCTGGAGACAGACTGGAACCAACTTCAGAAGGAATTTCAAGCAAAAGAAAGTCAAATAATAAACCTTGAAAATGAAGTGGAg GTACTTTGCAGATATAAAGGCATTGAACAAGATAGTGAGATGTTGCTGTCAGCACTTTCAGCCATGCAGGATAAGACCCATCACCTAGAATACAACCTTAGTGCTGAAACAAGGATCAAGCTGGACCTGTTCTCTGCTCTTGGAGATGCACGGCGACAGCTGGAGATAGCCCaag GAAAACTAATGAAACAGGACAAAGAGATTGGAGGAATGAAACAGAAGATTGCTGAAGTAATGGCTGTCATGCCAGACATTACATATGGTGTTCAGCACCCAGTTACACCTCAGTATTTAACTAAGTTTGTCAATTCTGAACATTATGTGCTTGATCCCAGTGCATTAATGTACCAGtgtcttaaaaaataa
- the LOC117402510 gene encoding macoilin-1-like isoform X1 has product MKKRSVDTSRMRKMKRSKISERLSESAFAFLKFMVVWILVLLVDFILEFRFEYLWPCWLFFGSVYTFFHCHGLVVCVVFVCAAFTLDVFCLIFVPLHWLFFAASTYIWFDYIWHTERGLCLSTVSLWILLVYIEAALRFKDLKNSHVNVSHLFAAHCIGYPVVYLGFDATCYFTSIVKLRIQKAVQKENNFYMQLLQQALPPGLQLYPRYETDCKEPSKWMAKSDCTQYQCQNGAVVTDVKYLLDYSQIDCKDTNNDMEDTKPNDNSFQPSTFKANESDNKENCLNRSQTCETSGSSECLPQEEQGAKVQRTAKNTSPKVRKMLNRILVPIVKGEKKQKCSTKNISPNWEMSEQSLSANQNTPSEQIRKLEQEVKKLKSDLLTNKQSEQELRSHFCNLTNSERSLRPEISLLRQANDLLQNKIAFVIKTKQRDKQATVLLEKKISAEMEARAIIEKQLSDLRTRKTDETSAVTQGALLFTTRQEHTESLKKKAKELETDWNQLQKEFQAKESQIINLENEVEVLCRYKGIEQDSEMLLSALSAMQDKTHHLEYNLSAETRIKLDLFSALGDARRQLEIAQGKLMKQDKEIGGMKQKIAEVMAVMPDITYGVQHPVTPQYLTKFVNSEHYVLDPSALMYQCLKK; this is encoded by the exons ATGAAGAAACGTTCTGTGGATACGAGCAGGATGAGGAAAATGAAAAGGAGTAAAATATCAGAGAGGCTTTCTGAAAG TGCTTTTGCATTTCTGAAGTTCATGGTAGTCTGGATTCTGGTTCTTTTGGTCGACTTCATTTTAGAGTTTCGATTTGAGTATCTGTGGCCTTGCTGGCTTTTCTTTGGGAGTGTTTACACCTTTTTCCACTGTCATGGCCTG GTGGTGTGTGTGGTTTTCGTATGTGCAGCATTCACCTtggatgtattttgtttaatctttGTACCTCTGCACTGGCTTTTCTTTGCTGCCAGCACATATATATGGTTTGATTACATATGGCATACAG AGAGAGGATTGTGTTTGTCTACAGTGTCGCTATGGATACTGCTGGTTTATATTGAAGCAGCTCTCAGGTTTAAGGATCTGAAAAATTCCCATGTGAATGTGTCTCATCTATTTGCAGCACACTG CATTGGGTACCCAGTAGTCTACTTGGGTTTTGATGCAACCTGTTACTTCACCAGCATTGTTAAACTGAGGATACAGAAAGCtgtgcaaaaagaaaacaacttctACATGCAGTTACTGCAACAAGCTCTACCTCCAGGCCTGCAACTTTACCCAAGATATGAGACAGACTGTAAGGAAC CATCTAAGTGGATGGCAAAATCAGATTGCACACAATACCAGTGTCAGAATGGGGCTGTTGTTACAGATGTCAAGTACCTGTTAGACTATTCCCAAATTGATTGCAAAGACACAAATAATGACATGGAGGATACAAAGCCAAATGACAATAGTTTCCAGCCTTCAACTTTTAAAGCAAATGAGAGTGACAACAAGGAGAACTGCCTGAACAGAAGTCAAACTTGTGAGACATCTGGAAGTTCTGAATGTCTACCTCAAGAAGAACAAGGGGCTAAAGTTCAAAGGACTGCTAAAAATACATCGCCCAAAGTGCGTAAAATGCTTAACCGTATCCTAGTGCCTATTGTTAAAggggagaaaaaacagaaatgctcGACCAAAAATATCAGTCCTAATTGGGAGATGAGTGAACAGAGCCTTTCAGCAAATCAAAACACTCCCTCTGAACAGATAAGGAA gcTGGAGCAGGAAGTTAAGAAGTTAAAGTCAGATCTCCTGACCAATAAACAGAGTGAACAAGAGCTTCGCAGTCATTTCTGTAACCTCACAAACAGTGAACGAAGTCTTCGACCAGAAATATCACTGCTTCGACAAGCAAATGACCTGCTACAGAACAA AATTGCTTTTGTCATTAAGACCAAGCAGAGAGACAAACAGGCAACAGTACTGTTAGAAAAGAAGATCAGCGCAGAAATGGAGGCTCGAGCGATTATTGAGAAACAGCTGTCTGATTTAAGAACAAGAAAAACAGATGAAACGTCTGCAGTAACTCAGGGTGCTCTACTTTTCACAACTCG GCAGGAACACACAGAATCCCTAAAGAAAAAAGCTAAGGAGCTGGAGACAGACTGGAACCAACTTCAGAAGGAATTTCAAGCAAAAGAAAGTCAAATAATAAACCTTGAAAATGAAGTGGAg GTACTTTGCAGATATAAAGGCATTGAACAAGATAGTGAGATGTTGCTGTCAGCACTTTCAGCCATGCAGGATAAGACCCATCACCTAGAATACAACCTTAGTGCTGAAACAAGGATCAAGCTGGACCTGTTCTCTGCTCTTGGAGATGCACGGCGACAGCTGGAGATAGCCCaag GAAAACTAATGAAACAGGACAAAGAGATTGGAGGAATGAAACAGAAGATTGCTGAAGTAATGGCTGTCATGCCAGACATTACATATGGTGTTCAGCACCCAGTTACACCTCAGTATTTAACTAAGTTTGTCAATTCTGAACATTATGTGCTTGATCCCAGTGCATTAATGTACCAGtgtcttaaaaaataa
- the LOC117402510 gene encoding macoilin-1-like isoform X4: MKKRSVDTSRMRKMKRSKISERLSESIGYPVVYLGFDATCYFTSIVKLRIQKAVQKENNFYMQLLQQALPPGLQLYPRYETDCKEPSKWMAKSDCTQYQCQNGAVVTDVKYLLDYSQIDCKDTNNDMEDTKPNDNSFQPSTFKANESDNKENCLNRSQTCETSGSSECLPQEEQGAKVQRTAKNTSPKVRKMLNRILVPIVKGEKKQKCSTKNISPNWEMSEQSLSANQNTPSEQIRKLEQEVKKLKSDLLTNKQSEQELRSHFCNLTNSERSLRPEISLLRQANDLLQNKIAFVIKTKQRDKQATVLLEKKISAEMEARAIIEKQLSDLRTRKTDETSAVTQGALLFTTRQEHTESLKKKAKELETDWNQLQKEFQAKESQIINLENEVEVLCRYKGIEQDSEMLLSALSAMQDKTHHLEYNLSAETRIKLDLFSALGDARRQLEIAQGKLMKQDKEIGGMKQKIAEVMAVMPDITYGVQHPVTPQYLTKFVNSEHYVLDPSALMYQCLKK; encoded by the exons ATGAAGAAACGTTCTGTGGATACGAGCAGGATGAGGAAAATGAAAAGGAGTAAAATATCAGAGAGGCTTTCTGAAAG CATTGGGTACCCAGTAGTCTACTTGGGTTTTGATGCAACCTGTTACTTCACCAGCATTGTTAAACTGAGGATACAGAAAGCtgtgcaaaaagaaaacaacttctACATGCAGTTACTGCAACAAGCTCTACCTCCAGGCCTGCAACTTTACCCAAGATATGAGACAGACTGTAAGGAAC CATCTAAGTGGATGGCAAAATCAGATTGCACACAATACCAGTGTCAGAATGGGGCTGTTGTTACAGATGTCAAGTACCTGTTAGACTATTCCCAAATTGATTGCAAAGACACAAATAATGACATGGAGGATACAAAGCCAAATGACAATAGTTTCCAGCCTTCAACTTTTAAAGCAAATGAGAGTGACAACAAGGAGAACTGCCTGAACAGAAGTCAAACTTGTGAGACATCTGGAAGTTCTGAATGTCTACCTCAAGAAGAACAAGGGGCTAAAGTTCAAAGGACTGCTAAAAATACATCGCCCAAAGTGCGTAAAATGCTTAACCGTATCCTAGTGCCTATTGTTAAAggggagaaaaaacagaaatgctcGACCAAAAATATCAGTCCTAATTGGGAGATGAGTGAACAGAGCCTTTCAGCAAATCAAAACACTCCCTCTGAACAGATAAGGAA gcTGGAGCAGGAAGTTAAGAAGTTAAAGTCAGATCTCCTGACCAATAAACAGAGTGAACAAGAGCTTCGCAGTCATTTCTGTAACCTCACAAACAGTGAACGAAGTCTTCGACCAGAAATATCACTGCTTCGACAAGCAAATGACCTGCTACAGAACAA AATTGCTTTTGTCATTAAGACCAAGCAGAGAGACAAACAGGCAACAGTACTGTTAGAAAAGAAGATCAGCGCAGAAATGGAGGCTCGAGCGATTATTGAGAAACAGCTGTCTGATTTAAGAACAAGAAAAACAGATGAAACGTCTGCAGTAACTCAGGGTGCTCTACTTTTCACAACTCG GCAGGAACACACAGAATCCCTAAAGAAAAAAGCTAAGGAGCTGGAGACAGACTGGAACCAACTTCAGAAGGAATTTCAAGCAAAAGAAAGTCAAATAATAAACCTTGAAAATGAAGTGGAg GTACTTTGCAGATATAAAGGCATTGAACAAGATAGTGAGATGTTGCTGTCAGCACTTTCAGCCATGCAGGATAAGACCCATCACCTAGAATACAACCTTAGTGCTGAAACAAGGATCAAGCTGGACCTGTTCTCTGCTCTTGGAGATGCACGGCGACAGCTGGAGATAGCCCaag GAAAACTAATGAAACAGGACAAAGAGATTGGAGGAATGAAACAGAAGATTGCTGAAGTAATGGCTGTCATGCCAGACATTACATATGGTGTTCAGCACCCAGTTACACCTCAGTATTTAACTAAGTTTGTCAATTCTGAACATTATGTGCTTGATCCCAGTGCATTAATGTACCAGtgtcttaaaaaataa